One Chiloscyllium plagiosum isolate BGI_BamShark_2017 chromosome 34, ASM401019v2, whole genome shotgun sequence genomic window carries:
- the LOC122540142 gene encoding taste receptor type 1 member 3-like yields MRFAVEEINNSTDLLPGITLSYDTADSCFEVVDIQAIFRFLSGKREAELKILINYTIYQPKVIAVIGPPSTDVAISIARLLDFFLVPQTIPSDKNQAKAMTLVI; encoded by the exons ATGAGATTTGCTGTTGAAGAAATTAACAACTCAACTGATCTGTTGCCAGGCATTACTCTCAGTTATGACACTGCTGACAGTTGCTTTGAAGTTGTGGACATCCAAGCCATATTCAGGTTCCTTTCAGGCAAGCGAGAAGCAGAGCTGAAGATATTAATCAATTACACAATTTACCAACCCAAGGTAATTGCTGTCATTGGACCACCTTCAACAGATGTAGCAATTAGCATTGCCAGATTGTTAGATTTCTTCCTTGTTCCTCAG ACCATTCCAAGTGACAAGAACCAAGCAAAAGCAATGACACTAGTGATATAG